One region of Halomicrobium sp. LC1Hm genomic DNA includes:
- a CDS encoding RND family transporter, with protein MSRTLPQRYAAALVARRKLVIGLVLALTVVVGAGAIVGDSPDGTIGQAGIDSEEQAALDEIEATYGTDDAMVTQIVVRDEGGDVLSRESLLESLRLQRSIVRDDAIEATLRPESGLSGLENVVGRAAALQDRAGESSRRESTASGPGEQRVPTLDEQIAALEARSPAEVEALVARVLDPDTTTPGRDPAAFLPSEYEPGTTHADARLTFVFQTADSDGANETPEAAYDAQVTIASLVDDRFDDAFVFGQGIVDDASGRAIGDSFRLIAPVALVALLLVLGITYRDPIDVLVSVFGIGVVLVWLQGVQGWLAIPSSSILIAVPFLLVGLSVDYSLHVVMRYREARADTRDDDTEVGAVRSPTDAMRSGMSGVVVALAAATFTTGIGFFSNYVSPLSSIRDFALLSAAGIVAMFVVFAGLVPAIKLEIEQFLADCGRERRQIAFGVGAGPVGTVLSGAATLSKRAPLFVLIVGVVIASAGAYGATGLETEFNQADFLPKDAPEWTESLPEAIAPGEYDIRGDLAYLSDTFRTRGQGSEAQILIRGDVTDPAVLTATDDAASTVSQTGTISLQADGTAAVQSPATVLRAVAAQNRTVADAIAARDTDGDGLPDEDVTAVYDLAYRAAPAQASAVLYRTDDGAYASARTIVGVDSDASAQSIAGDVRRMADGIEATAPVTAIATDGPVVTAVVQTALFETLVQGFAVTLGVILVFLLGLYWWRRRTPGLAVVTITPVLIALAWVLGAMALLEIPFNSETVVITSLAIGLGIDYSIHLAERFVDERERHDSLDAALHRAVAGTGGALLGSATTTAVGFGVLALAVSPPLQRFGIVTGLSIVFAFVSCVTVLPSLLVVRERLLDRRQH; from the coding sequence GTGAGCCGAACGCTGCCACAGCGGTACGCCGCCGCACTCGTCGCTCGGCGAAAGCTCGTGATCGGACTGGTCCTCGCGCTGACGGTGGTGGTCGGTGCCGGCGCGATCGTCGGCGACAGTCCAGACGGCACGATCGGACAGGCGGGTATCGACTCCGAGGAACAGGCAGCACTCGACGAAATCGAAGCGACGTACGGGACCGACGACGCGATGGTCACCCAGATCGTCGTCAGAGACGAGGGTGGTGACGTTCTCTCCCGCGAATCGCTACTGGAAAGCCTCCGCCTCCAGCGGTCGATCGTCCGGGACGACGCCATCGAAGCGACGCTTCGGCCAGAATCGGGGCTGAGCGGTCTGGAAAACGTCGTCGGCCGTGCGGCGGCCCTGCAAGATCGGGCAGGCGAATCAAGCCGCCGCGAATCGACTGCCAGCGGTCCGGGCGAGCAACGCGTGCCGACCCTCGACGAGCAGATCGCGGCACTAGAGGCCCGCTCGCCCGCGGAAGTCGAGGCGCTCGTCGCGCGAGTGCTCGACCCGGACACGACCACGCCCGGTCGCGATCCGGCCGCGTTCCTCCCGTCGGAGTACGAGCCAGGGACGACACACGCCGACGCCAGACTCACGTTCGTCTTCCAGACTGCCGACTCCGATGGCGCGAACGAGACGCCAGAAGCCGCCTACGACGCGCAGGTCACCATCGCGTCACTCGTCGACGACCGCTTCGACGACGCGTTCGTCTTCGGACAGGGGATCGTCGACGACGCGTCCGGGCGGGCCATCGGTGATAGCTTCCGCCTCATCGCACCCGTGGCACTCGTCGCCCTCTTGCTCGTCCTCGGGATCACGTACCGTGATCCGATCGATGTACTCGTGAGCGTGTTCGGGATCGGCGTGGTATTGGTGTGGCTGCAAGGCGTCCAGGGCTGGCTCGCCATTCCGTCCAGCTCGATCCTCATCGCTGTCCCCTTCCTGCTCGTCGGACTGAGTGTCGACTACTCGCTGCACGTCGTCATGCGCTATCGCGAGGCCCGAGCGGACACGCGCGACGACGACACGGAGGTCGGGGCTGTCCGTTCACCGACCGACGCCATGCGATCGGGAATGAGCGGCGTCGTCGTCGCGCTGGCGGCCGCCACCTTCACCACCGGTATCGGGTTCTTCTCGAACTACGTCAGCCCGCTGTCCTCGATCCGGGACTTCGCGCTCCTGAGTGCCGCCGGGATCGTCGCGATGTTCGTCGTCTTCGCCGGGCTGGTGCCGGCCATCAAACTCGAAATCGAGCAGTTCCTCGCCGACTGCGGAAGAGAGCGACGACAGATCGCTTTCGGCGTCGGAGCGGGACCCGTCGGGACCGTCCTTTCGGGTGCCGCGACACTCTCGAAGCGGGCCCCGCTGTTCGTACTGATCGTCGGCGTTGTGATCGCGTCTGCGGGTGCGTACGGTGCGACCGGCTTGGAGACCGAGTTCAACCAGGCTGACTTCCTCCCGAAAGACGCCCCCGAATGGACGGAGTCACTCCCGGAAGCGATCGCACCCGGTGAGTACGACATCCGTGGCGATCTCGCATATCTGAGCGACACCTTCCGAACGCGCGGGCAAGGGTCCGAAGCACAGATTCTGATACGAGGGGACGTGACCGATCCGGCAGTACTCACTGCGACGGACGACGCCGCGAGCACGGTCTCCCAGACGGGCACCATCTCGTTGCAGGCCGACGGCACTGCTGCCGTCCAGAGTCCGGCGACGGTCCTCCGCGCCGTCGCAGCACAGAATCGCACGGTCGCCGACGCGATCGCAGCGCGGGACACGGACGGTGACGGCCTTCCCGACGAGGACGTGACGGCGGTGTACGATCTCGCCTATCGCGCCGCCCCGGCGCAGGCGTCGGCCGTGCTGTACCGCACCGACGATGGTGCGTACGCGTCGGCCCGGACGATCGTCGGCGTCGACAGCGACGCATCGGCCCAGTCGATCGCCGGTGACGTTCGACGGATGGCCGACGGAATCGAAGCGACCGCACCGGTCACTGCCATCGCGACGGACGGTCCGGTCGTTACCGCTGTCGTCCAGACGGCGCTGTTCGAGACGCTCGTTCAGGGGTTCGCGGTTACGCTCGGCGTGATTCTGGTGTTCCTGCTCGGCCTGTACTGGTGGCGACGGCGCACGCCGGGACTCGCCGTCGTGACCATCACGCCGGTCCTGATTGCGCTCGCGTGGGTGCTGGGCGCGATGGCACTGCTGGAGATCCCGTTCAACAGCGAGACGGTCGTCATCACCAGCCTCGCGATCGGTCTCGGAATCGACTACAGCATCCACCTCGCCGAGCGGTTCGTCGACGAACGCGAACGACACGACTCACTCGACGCGGCGTTACACAGGGCAGTCGCCGGGACCGGCGGCGCATTGCTCGGAAGTGCGACGACGACGGCAGTGGGCTTTGGCGTTCTCGCTCTCGCGGTCTCGCCGCCGCTCCAGCGTTTCGGTATCGTCACCGGGCTGAGTATCGTCTTCGCGTTCGTGAGCTGTGTCACCGTGTTACCGAGCCTGCTCGTCGTCCGCGAGCGTCTGCTGGACCGACGACAGCACTGA
- a CDS encoding deoxyuridine 5'-triphosphate nucleotidohydrolase, whose protein sequence is MYKSGRFVAEALGDLRPEQVQPNGVDLTLAAVSEQVEPGRIERGDKHVGDRTEIEPDDGVYRLEPGAYVAEYGERVAVPEGHVGFVYPRSSLMRNSCMLHTAVWDAGYEGRGEGLLEVHHEIELEADARIAQFVLAEAAHEETYEGSYQHEKLD, encoded by the coding sequence ATGTACAAGAGCGGACGTTTCGTCGCCGAGGCGCTGGGTGACCTGCGACCCGAACAGGTCCAGCCAAACGGCGTCGACCTGACGCTCGCGGCGGTGTCCGAACAGGTCGAGCCGGGTCGGATCGAACGCGGCGACAAGCACGTCGGTGACCGGACCGAGATCGAGCCCGACGACGGCGTCTACCGACTCGAACCCGGCGCGTACGTCGCCGAGTACGGCGAACGGGTCGCCGTCCCCGAGGGCCACGTCGGCTTCGTCTACCCGCGCTCGTCGCTGATGCGCAACTCCTGTATGCTCCACACTGCCGTCTGGGACGCCGGCTACGAGGGCCGCGGCGAGGGACTCCTCGAAGTCCACCACGAGATCGAACTCGAAGCCGACGCCCGGATCGCACAGTTCGTCCTCGCCGAGGCCGCCCACGAGGAGACCTACGAGGGTTCTTACCAGCACGAGAAACTCGACTGA
- a CDS encoding CopD family protein: protein MVSSLDAVLAVHTIFAALWTGGTLVLAGAVLPAARNEWLSTQALSFISRRFRSLTIVSVLALLFTGGHLAGTLYTADQLQSTGRGHLVLAMVGLWLLLAVALAGGFRQLVGLPADRSAARAATNARPWFLVGSLASLVLLIIAGLL from the coding sequence ATGGTGTCGTCGCTCGACGCGGTCCTCGCTGTCCACACGATCTTCGCGGCGCTGTGGACCGGTGGCACGCTCGTCCTCGCCGGTGCCGTGCTGCCAGCAGCCCGCAACGAGTGGCTCTCGACGCAGGCACTATCCTTTATCAGCCGTCGGTTTCGGTCGCTGACGATCGTCTCCGTCCTCGCGTTACTGTTTACCGGTGGGCATCTCGCCGGGACGCTGTACACGGCCGATCAGCTCCAATCGACCGGGCGCGGCCACCTCGTCCTGGCGATGGTCGGCCTGTGGCTGCTCCTCGCCGTCGCCCTCGCCGGTGGCTTCCGCCAGCTCGTCGGTCTACCGGCGGACCGATCGGCGGCACGTGCCGCGACGAACGCCCGCCCGTGGTTTCTGGTTGGAAGCCTCGCTTCCCTCGTGCTCTTGATCATCGCCGGACTGCTCTAG
- the eis gene encoding enhanced intracellular survival protein Eis yields MGTFRSVTEDERATHQRIKDHVWGDGGVPDPDETVPRALGERWAYVEDGRFRSICALLEIDVRLAGAWRTIGGIRGFVTPPEHRGQGYGRRLLRAAVAEFADRGLPYAVLWPASIDYYRERGWGLVHTETAYAFPPEAMADPGPAGRFERVGPDDFGRLEAVWEADASDYELALRRTERWWRERVLDDAWAYTWTPDGDDEPAGYVVYRLDRDAETLTVEELATRSERARRQLLGFLERHAPQADRVEWACPRERRLLREAADPDAVEASVEPGASGYVVDVPTGIETLPAERGPAEAVTMEVTDPLAPSNDGQFRVEPDLTCRRLEPGATIDEPGLVVDSAVLAQLYVGTLSIETAAARENVTATDDAVAALSGTFGARDVYVSDFF; encoded by the coding sequence ATGGGCACGTTCCGCAGCGTCACCGAGGACGAACGGGCGACACACCAGCGGATCAAAGATCACGTCTGGGGCGACGGCGGCGTCCCCGATCCGGACGAGACGGTGCCGCGGGCGCTGGGCGAGCGGTGGGCCTACGTCGAAGACGGGCGGTTCCGCTCGATCTGTGCGCTGCTGGAGATCGACGTGCGTCTCGCGGGCGCGTGGCGGACGATCGGCGGGATCAGGGGGTTCGTCACGCCGCCGGAACACCGCGGGCAGGGATACGGACGGCGGCTCCTCCGTGCGGCCGTCGCGGAGTTCGCCGACCGCGGACTGCCCTACGCAGTCCTGTGGCCCGCGTCGATCGACTACTACCGGGAGCGTGGGTGGGGACTGGTCCACACCGAGACGGCCTACGCCTTCCCTCCCGAGGCGATGGCCGATCCCGGCCCGGCGGGACGCTTCGAGCGCGTCGGCCCGGACGACTTCGGACGCCTCGAAGCGGTGTGGGAGGCCGACGCCAGCGACTACGAGCTGGCGCTCCGACGGACCGAGCGGTGGTGGCGAGAGCGGGTGCTCGACGACGCGTGGGCCTACACCTGGACGCCGGACGGGGACGACGAGCCCGCGGGCTACGTCGTCTACAGGCTCGATCGGGACGCCGAGACGCTGACCGTCGAGGAGCTGGCCACCCGGAGCGAACGGGCGCGCCGACAGCTGCTTGGCTTCCTCGAACGCCACGCTCCACAGGCCGACCGCGTGGAGTGGGCGTGTCCGCGGGAACGCCGGCTGCTCAGAGAGGCCGCCGACCCCGACGCCGTCGAGGCGTCGGTCGAGCCGGGGGCGAGCGGGTACGTCGTCGACGTACCGACGGGGATCGAGACGCTCCCAGCCGAGCGGGGGCCGGCCGAAGCGGTGACGATGGAAGTGACCGATCCGCTCGCGCCCAGCAACGACGGGCAGTTCCGAGTCGAACCGGACCTGACGTGCCGGCGACTCGAACCCGGAGCGACGATCGACGAGCCCGGTCTCGTGGTCGACTCGGCCGTCCTGGCACAGTTGTACGTCGGAACGCTGTCGATCGAGACGGCGGCGGCCCGCGAGAACGTCACTGCGACCGACGACGCCGTGGCTGCGCTGAGTGGGACGTTCGGGGCGCGAGACGTGTACGTGAGCGATTTCTTCTAG
- a CDS encoding 6-pyruvoyl tetrahydropterin synthase family protein, with product MAEGLSTERSDAIADAGERELVVGGDRPIRISTGHRIMHHDGKCSRPHGHNYEVTVRVTGALTTDGWVVDKGDVTDAIDDWDHRFLVEAGDPLVDAFERSGDGDALVVLDHPPTAEVMAIVLEERLADSLPDTVSDVGVTVRETGELAAGP from the coding sequence ATGGCTGAAGGATTATCGACCGAGCGGTCGGACGCGATCGCCGACGCGGGCGAGCGAGAACTCGTCGTCGGCGGCGACCGTCCCATCCGGATCAGCACGGGCCACCGGATCATGCACCACGACGGGAAGTGCAGTCGGCCCCACGGCCACAACTACGAGGTGACGGTCCGGGTGACCGGGGCGCTCACGACGGACGGGTGGGTCGTCGACAAGGGCGACGTGACCGACGCCATCGACGACTGGGACCACCGCTTCCTCGTCGAAGCGGGCGATCCCCTCGTCGACGCCTTCGAGCGCAGCGGCGACGGCGACGCGCTGGTCGTGCTCGACCACCCGCCGACGGCGGAAGTGATGGCGATCGTCCTCGAAGAGCGACTCGCGGACTCACTTCCGGACACCGTCAGCGACGTGGGTGTGACCGTCCGCGAGACGGGCGAACTCGCAGCGGGGCCGTAG
- a CDS encoding methylglyoxal synthase, translated as MTRVALIAHDEKKPDIIDLAREYETLLETFDVVGTGTTGKRITEATNLTVERKESGPVGGDTQIGAEVVDGRIDGIVFLRDPQTAQPHEPDISALLRICDVHDVPLATTETGAVYLLDGLAAAAGFER; from the coding sequence ATGACGCGCGTCGCGCTCATCGCACACGACGAGAAGAAGCCCGACATCATCGATCTGGCACGGGAGTACGAGACGCTGCTGGAAACCTTCGACGTCGTCGGGACCGGCACCACCGGCAAGCGCATCACCGAGGCGACGAACCTGACCGTCGAGCGCAAGGAGTCGGGACCGGTCGGGGGCGACACCCAGATCGGTGCCGAGGTCGTCGACGGTCGGATCGACGGCATCGTCTTCCTCCGGGATCCACAGACTGCCCAGCCCCACGAGCCGGACATCTCGGCGCTCCTACGGATCTGTGACGTTCACGACGTGCCCCTGGCGACGACCGAGACCGGCGCGGTGTACCTGCTCGACGGTTTAGCTGCAGCGGCTGGGTTCGAGCGGTGA
- a CDS encoding aconitate hydratase — MGQTLTEKILDDHLVEGELTPGEEIGIEIDQVLTQDTTGTLVWLQFEALGLEEVQTELAAQYCDHQTYQFDFKNTDDHRFLRSAAGTFGAHFSRPGNGICHNVHKENFAAPGKTMLGSDSHTPTPGGLGELAIGSGGLDVAVAMGGGAYYIDMPEVVNVRLEGELPEWATAKDVILELLRRLSVKGGVGKVLEYTGPGVESLTVPERTTITNMGTELGATTSIFPTDEQTEDYLSRLGREDEYVELQPDDDAEYADEIVVDLSDLEPLIAQPSMPDNVVPVEEVEGVDVEQVMIGSCTNGAYEDILPAAKMLEDRNVDKKTEMIVAPGSKQASEMLAREGWTAEMMAAGVNFSEATCGACIGIGHVPASDSVSLRTFNRNFEGRSGIEDDSVYLCSPEVATAAALKGEIVDPRNLADELGDLDAPGIELPDEYIGNSESDLIAPDEAVDDELIKGPNIGDVPLKDPLGSDIEGEALLKMEDNITTDHIIPATADILKFRSNIDKLSDFTLSRVDDTFAQRAKDNDGGVLVAGENYGQGSSREHAALCPMYLGIDAVLAQSFARIHKANLFNFGIVPLEIDADTYEQIEQGDDVEIVTDVADAIQSGETEFTIRVNDDWEASATLDASERERRFLASGGKLTHTKQQYEDDSGAAPADD, encoded by the coding sequence ATGGGACAGACGCTCACGGAGAAAATCCTCGACGATCACCTCGTCGAAGGCGAACTCACGCCCGGCGAGGAGATCGGGATCGAAATCGACCAGGTGCTGACACAGGACACGACCGGGACGCTCGTGTGGCTCCAGTTCGAAGCGCTGGGACTCGAAGAGGTCCAGACGGAACTGGCCGCCCAGTACTGTGACCACCAGACCTACCAGTTCGACTTCAAGAACACGGACGACCACCGCTTCCTGCGCTCGGCCGCTGGGACCTTCGGTGCCCACTTCTCCCGGCCCGGCAACGGTATCTGTCACAACGTCCACAAGGAGAACTTCGCCGCGCCCGGCAAGACGATGCTCGGCTCGGACTCCCACACGCCGACCCCCGGCGGTCTGGGCGAGCTCGCGATCGGCTCGGGCGGCCTCGACGTGGCCGTCGCCATGGGTGGCGGTGCTTACTACATCGACATGCCCGAGGTCGTCAACGTCCGCCTCGAAGGCGAGCTGCCCGAGTGGGCGACCGCCAAGGACGTCATCCTCGAACTGCTCCGCCGGCTCTCGGTCAAGGGCGGCGTCGGCAAGGTGCTCGAATACACCGGCCCCGGCGTCGAGAGCCTGACCGTCCCCGAGCGGACGACCATCACCAACATGGGGACCGAGCTCGGTGCGACCACCTCGATCTTCCCGACCGACGAGCAGACCGAGGACTACCTCTCGCGCCTCGGTCGCGAAGACGAGTACGTCGAGCTCCAGCCCGACGACGACGCCGAGTACGCCGACGAGATCGTCGTCGACCTCTCGGACCTCGAACCGCTCATCGCACAGCCGTCCATGCCCGACAACGTCGTCCCCGTCGAGGAAGTCGAGGGCGTCGACGTCGAGCAGGTCATGATCGGCTCCTGTACGAACGGTGCCTACGAGGACATCCTCCCGGCCGCGAAGATGCTGGAGGATCGCAACGTCGACAAGAAGACCGAGATGATCGTCGCGCCCGGCTCCAAGCAGGCCTCCGAGATGCTGGCTCGCGAGGGCTGGACCGCGGAGATGATGGCCGCTGGCGTCAACTTCTCGGAAGCGACGTGTGGTGCCTGTATCGGCATCGGTCACGTCCCGGCCTCGGACTCGGTCTCGCTGCGGACCTTCAACCGCAACTTCGAGGGTCGCTCCGGTATCGAGGACGACTCCGTCTACCTCTGTTCGCCCGAGGTCGCCACCGCGGCGGCACTCAAAGGCGAAATCGTCGACCCGCGCAACCTCGCCGACGAGCTCGGCGATCTGGACGCGCCGGGTATCGAGCTGCCCGACGAGTACATCGGCAACTCCGAGTCGGACCTCATCGCGCCCGACGAGGCCGTCGACGACGAGCTCATCAAAGGCCCCAACATCGGCGACGTGCCGCTGAAGGACCCGCTGGGATCGGACATCGAGGGTGAGGCGCTCCTCAAGATGGAGGACAACATCACCACCGACCACATCATCCCGGCGACGGCGGACATCCTCAAGTTCCGCTCGAACATCGACAAGCTGAGCGACTTCACGCTCTCGCGTGTCGACGACACCTTCGCCCAGCGCGCCAAGGACAACGACGGCGGCGTCCTCGTCGCAGGCGAGAACTACGGACAGGGCTCCTCGCGCGAACACGCGGCCCTCTGTCCGATGTATCTCGGCATCGACGCCGTCCTCGCACAGAGCTTCGCCCGCATCCACAAGGCGAACCTCTTCAACTTCGGGATCGTTCCCCTGGAGATCGACGCGGACACCTACGAGCAGATCGAGCAGGGCGACGACGTCGAGATCGTCACCGACGTGGCCGACGCCATCCAGTCCGGCGAGACGGAGTTCACTATCCGTGTCAACGACGACTGGGAAGCGAGCGCCACGCTGGACGCCTCCGAGCGCGAGCGCCGGTTCCTCGCCTCCGGTGGCAAGCTCACCCACACGAAACAGCAGTACGAGGACGACAGCGGCGCGGCACCCGCAGACGACTGA
- a CDS encoding HalOD1 output domain-containing protein: MDSDDSTVYMIRGDTGDEWVTPTPAEDVIVESLLSASELTAAEIDDLGRYVDADELAAVVNGSDEAITFAVEGYDVTVTSDGDVTVE, from the coding sequence ATGGACTCGGACGACAGTACAGTGTACATGATTCGTGGGGACACCGGGGACGAGTGGGTCACTCCGACGCCGGCCGAAGACGTGATCGTCGAGTCGCTGCTCTCGGCCAGCGAGCTGACGGCGGCGGAGATCGACGATCTCGGGCGCTACGTCGACGCCGACGAGCTGGCCGCGGTCGTCAACGGCAGCGACGAGGCGATCACCTTCGCGGTCGAGGGCTACGACGTGACCGTCACCAGCGACGGCGACGTGACCGTCGAGTAG
- a CDS encoding helix-turn-helix domain-containing protein: MARNDDEVTDDPPVAAVLASLDDEKCRAVLAALREPKSATELQGECDLASSTVYRKLEQLREAALVREYTEVRRDGPNATLYERDFTDISISIDDEEAFRVAIERPERELDDPEDRMATFWSEMRKQS; this comes from the coding sequence ATGGCGCGAAACGACGACGAGGTGACGGACGACCCGCCCGTAGCAGCGGTGCTTGCATCGCTCGACGACGAGAAGTGCAGAGCGGTGTTGGCGGCACTCCGAGAGCCAAAGTCCGCGACCGAACTGCAGGGCGAGTGTGATTTGGCGAGTTCGACGGTGTACCGAAAGCTCGAACAGCTCCGCGAGGCGGCTCTCGTCAGGGAGTACACCGAAGTCCGTCGCGACGGGCCGAACGCGACGCTGTACGAACGCGACTTTACCGATATTTCGATCAGTATCGACGACGAGGAAGCGTTTCGCGTCGCGATCGAGCGACCCGAAAGAGAACTCGATGATCCGGAAGACCGGATGGCGACGTTCTGGTCGGAGATGAGAAAGCAGTCATGA
- the queC gene encoding 7-cyano-7-deazaguanine synthase QueC, producing the protein MSDTDSAVVLASGGMDSATAAYEAAERGYEELYLLHTSYGQATEETERACAEALADHVDAADFLHVETGHLTQIGASSLTDEEMAVADADLDSDEIPTSYVPFRNANLLSMAVSYAEANDCSAVFIGAHSEDFSGYPDCRPQFFEAFQRVIEVGTKPDTEIELVAPFVEWSKTDIAERGLELGVPYEDTWSCYRESPPACGTCDACAFRLQAFQNLGERDPVEYAERPDYTE; encoded by the coding sequence ATGAGTGACACCGACAGCGCCGTGGTGCTGGCCTCGGGCGGGATGGACAGCGCGACCGCGGCATACGAGGCCGCCGAACGGGGTTACGAGGAGCTGTACCTCCTGCACACGAGCTACGGCCAGGCGACCGAGGAGACCGAACGCGCGTGTGCTGAGGCGCTTGCCGACCACGTCGACGCGGCCGACTTCCTCCACGTCGAGACTGGCCACCTCACACAGATCGGGGCCTCCTCGCTGACCGACGAGGAGATGGCCGTGGCCGACGCCGATCTGGACAGCGACGAGATCCCGACCTCGTACGTCCCCTTCCGGAACGCGAACCTCCTGTCGATGGCCGTCTCCTACGCCGAGGCCAACGACTGTTCGGCGGTGTTCATCGGGGCTCACTCCGAGGACTTCTCGGGGTATCCCGACTGCCGCCCACAGTTCTTCGAGGCGTTCCAGCGGGTGATCGAGGTCGGCACGAAGCCAGACACCGAGATCGAACTGGTCGCGCCCTTCGTCGAGTGGTCCAAGACCGACATCGCCGAGCGCGGACTCGAACTCGGGGTGCCCTACGAGGACACCTGGAGTTGCTACCGCGAGTCGCCCCCGGCCTGTGGGACCTGTGACGCCTGTGCCTTCCGACTCCAGGCGTTCCAGAATCTCGGCGAACGCGACCCCGTCGAGTACGCCGAACGGCCCGACTACACGGAGTAA
- the folE gene encoding GTP cyclohydrolase I: MTDETTMEDATEAANAPAAVPDGEGIDWEKAQEGTRLLLESMGEDPTADGLEATWQRRVPALFETFSEANREAEKPTMRTFEADQEGLVVKTGIPVYSLCEHHLLPYHGTAHVAYRPDERVVGLSKLVRYVRWQGRKPSMQERLTRDIADGLAAELDAAAVLVEIEATHMCEAMRGVETATTTTTRSVVGTPTTTERERFTDAVKKHE; this comes from the coding sequence ATGACCGACGAGACAACGATGGAGGACGCGACCGAGGCGGCGAACGCTCCGGCCGCAGTCCCCGACGGCGAGGGTATCGACTGGGAGAAAGCACAGGAAGGCACCCGCCTCCTGCTTGAATCGATGGGCGAGGACCCGACCGCGGACGGCCTCGAAGCCACCTGGCAGCGCCGGGTGCCCGCGCTGTTCGAGACGTTCAGCGAGGCCAACCGCGAGGCCGAGAAGCCGACGATGCGGACCTTCGAAGCCGATCAGGAGGGGCTGGTCGTCAAGACCGGCATTCCGGTCTACAGCCTCTGTGAGCACCACCTGCTGCCCTACCACGGGACGGCACACGTCGCCTACCGACCGGACGAGCGGGTCGTCGGCCTCTCGAAGCTGGTCCGGTACGTCCGCTGGCAGGGCCGCAAGCCCTCGATGCAAGAGCGACTGACGCGTGACATCGCCGACGGACTGGCCGCCGAGCTAGACGCCGCGGCCGTGCTGGTCGAGATCGAGGCCACCCACATGTGCGAGGCCATGCGCGGCGTCGAGACGGCCACCACGACGACGACTCGCTCGGTCGTCGGGACGCCGACGACGACCGAACGCGAGCGGTTCACCGACGCCGTCAAGAAACATGAGTGA
- a CDS encoding 7-carboxy-7-deazaguanine synthase QueE, which produces MPVDADPVAEGAAETPPEADALPINELFHSLQGEGKLAGVPSVFVRTSGCNLRCWFCDSYHTSWEPSHAWLTIDEIVAEIEGYDADHVVVTGGEPLIHEETLDLLERLDERGYHTTVETNGTVPVDAPIDLASVSPKLASSTPTPERDPTGEGDWEQRHEQRRLDHEALATLVERYPTQLKFVVTGPDDVAEIDRTVEELRERTETTIDDADVLLMPEGQTRSDLDETRGVVADLALERGYRYTPRLHVDLWNDAPGT; this is translated from the coding sequence ATGCCCGTCGACGCCGATCCGGTCGCGGAGGGCGCGGCCGAGACGCCGCCAGAGGCCGACGCCCTGCCGATCAACGAGCTGTTTCACTCGCTCCAGGGCGAGGGGAAGCTGGCGGGGGTCCCGTCGGTGTTCGTCCGGACGAGTGGCTGTAACCTCCGGTGTTGGTTCTGTGACTCCTATCACACCTCCTGGGAGCCCAGCCACGCCTGGCTGACGATCGACGAGATCGTCGCCGAGATCGAGGGCTACGACGCCGACCACGTCGTGGTGACCGGCGGCGAGCCGCTGATCCACGAGGAGACCCTCGACCTGCTGGAGCGACTCGACGAGCGAGGGTATCACACCACCGTCGAGACCAACGGGACCGTCCCCGTCGACGCGCCGATCGACCTGGCGAGTGTCAGCCCGAAGCTGGCGTCCTCGACGCCGACCCCCGAGCGGGACCCGACCGGCGAGGGCGACTGGGAGCAGCGCCACGAGCAGCGCCGCCTCGACCACGAGGCGCTGGCGACGCTCGTCGAGCGCTACCCGACCCAGCTGAAGTTCGTCGTCACCGGTCCCGACGACGTGGCGGAGATCGACCGGACGGTCGAGGAGCTTCGAGAGCGAACCGAGACGACGATCGACGACGCAGACGTGCTGTTGATGCCCGAGGGGCAGACGCGTTCGGACCTCGACGAGACGCGCGGGGTCGTGGCCGACCTCGCGCTGGAACGTGGCTACCGATACACGCCGCGACTCCACGTCGACCTCTGGAACGACGCCCCGGGCACCTGA